The Rattus rattus isolate New Zealand chromosome X, Rrattus_CSIRO_v1, whole genome shotgun sequence genome has a window encoding:
- the LOC116889363 gene encoding protein S-Myc: MLSCTTSTMPGMICKNSDLEFDSLKPCFYPEDDDIYFGGRNSTPPGEDIWKKFELLPTPRLSPGRALAEDSLEPANWATEMLLPEADLWSNPAEEEDIFGLKGLSGSSSNPVVLQDCMWSGFSSREKPETVVSEKLPGGCGSLAVGAGTLVPGAAAAASSAGQARSGTAGVGRRKAAWLTELSHLDSECVDPAVIFRANKRESMPVATIPASAGAAISLGDHQGLSSSLEDFLSNSGCVEEGGEEIYVVMLGETQFSKTVTKLPTAAHSENAALSPECAQSGELILKRSDLIQEQHNYAAPPLPYAEGARPLKKPRSQDPLGPLKCVLGPKAPRLRSRSNSDLEDIERRRNHNRLERQRRDIMRSSFLNLRDLVPELVHNEKAAKVVILKKATEYIHTLQADEYKLLVEREKLYKRKQQLLEKIKQSAVC; the protein is encoded by the coding sequence ATGCTCAGCTGCACTACATCCACCATGCCCGGAATGATCTGCAAGAACTCAGACCTGGAGTTTGACTCGCTGAAACCCTGCTTCTACCCGGAAGACGATGACATCTACTTTGGTGGTCGCAACTCGACGCCTCCAGGGGAGGACATCTGGAAGAAGTTTGAACTGTTGCCCACCCCGCGGCTGTCACCTGGCCGTGCCTTggcagaggacagcctggagCCGGCGAACTGGGCCACGGAGATGCTGCTGCCTGAGGCCGACCTATGGAGTAACCCGGCCGAGGAGGAGGATATTTTCGGCCTGAAAGGACTCAGCGGCTCCTCCAGCAACCCGGTCGTCCTTCAGGACTGCATGTGGAGCGGCTTCTCCTCCCGGGAAAAGCCAGAGACTGTGGTGAGCGAGAAGCTGCCAGGAGGCTGTGGATCCCTGGCCGTCGGCGCAGGCACATTGGTCCCGGGAGCGGCCGCCGCCGCCAGCTCCGCTGGCCAGGCGCGCAGTGGGACAGCAGGTGTGGGGCGTAGGAAAGCCGCCTGGCTCACGGAGCTCTCCCACCTGGACTCGGAGTGTGTGGACCCTGCTGTGATCTTCCGAGCGAATAAACGCGAGTCTATGCCTGTAGCCACCATCCCTGCCAGTGCTGGCGCAGCGATAAGCCTTGGTGACCACCAGGGGCTCAGCAGCTCCCTAGAGGACTTCTTGAGCAACTCAGGTTGTGTGGAGGAAGGCGGAGAGGAAATCTATGTGGTCATGCTGGGGGAGACACAGTTCTCCAAGACTGTCACCAAGCTCCCCACCGCGGCGCATTCGGAGAACGCAGCGCTGAGTCCCGAGTGCGCGCAGTCTGGCGAGCTGATCCTCAAGCGCAGCGACCTCATTCAGGAACAGCACAACTATGCCGCGCCACCGTTGCCCTACGCGGAAGGCGCGCGGCCTCTCAAGAAGCCCAGGAGCCAGGATCCTCTAGGGCCCCTCAAATGCGTTCTCGGGCCAAAGGCTCCGAGATTGAGATCCCGGAGCAACTCAGACTTGGAGGACATCGAGCGTCGCCGCAACCACAACAGGCTGGAGCGTCAACGCCGTGACATTATGCGCTCCAGCTTCCTGAACCTCAGGGACCTTGTGCCTGAGTTGGTGCACAATGAGAAGGCCGCCAAGGTGGTCATCCTGAAAAAAGCCACCGAGTACATCCACACTTTGCAGGCTGATGAGTACAAGCTCCTGGTGGAAAGGGAGAAACTgtataaaagaaaacagcagCTGCTAGAGAAAATCAAACAATCTGCTGTGTGCTAA